One window of the Zea mays cultivar B73 chromosome 3, Zm-B73-REFERENCE-NAM-5.0, whole genome shotgun sequence genome contains the following:
- the LOC103652148 gene encoding uncharacterized protein produces the protein MARSPPPPPPSPAQGNGNGSGSGSLTARDALAYIKAIKDNFQDKRHMYEQFLQVMRDFKSNRLDSAGVIARVKTLFHGYPDLVLGISAFLPKGHAIRPQDLSEDKEPVDYPRAINLVNRIKIRFQQEEHVYKSFLGILSMYRMDNKPIQDVYDEVTLLFHGHPDLLEEFTHFLPDTPIPPPEAGTTSKVRNDDKNAITHSAMRAQTVQRERALPSAADSDSSVDCLDLEHDIQKECIEKDKVHNACHDQHRGDYKRNRKNDEYENEDLDSEQSGLKSQRKVEGTGDDTPGIATMSSFNCNEGDNDPEEESKVRNDDKNAIMHSAMRAQTVQRERALPSAADSDSSVDRLDLEHDIQKGCIEKDKVRNACHGQHRRYYKRNRKNDKYENEDLDAEQSVPKSQRKVEGTGDDTPGVATMSSFNCNEGDSDPEKESKVRNDDKNAIMHSAMRAQTVQRDRALPSAADSDSSVDRLDLEHDIQKGCIEKDKVRNACHGQHRRDYKRNRKNDEYENEDLDAERSGPKSQRKVEGTGDDSPGIAAMSSFNCNEGDSDPEKERYNEREKFERVLTFNSKEGAAHEASTFPSKEKYNLCKPISELDLSNCQWCTPSYRLLPKNYPVPSASKRTVMRCCLLCGRALGCSPDITRAPAPSECITVHDISPGLENQLVLELELWKAGREVFKLLPSRCRRWFTLPLNQDLFNAAEDMKSLVPVSSISSVQKAEVNTASRSETMDCGTPCSRTTSAKNACATDSAVYGCASGMKWQYLLKRSTTGVGDGVRGTRAVLHLEVEAQELSHPMVLRDGGQPLVEEVLETEMVSLDGEVPTPQVWPPMANGLDQADKFALIGGEGAMPGSDWPAEERDRVSLLDKHPAEPCGGRVALHHERLAEVRHGEHRGGGHGCLECCERCHSRVVPDEAILLEEGRQRGSHGAVVVDEAAVVPGKAEETANCPDRARWRPVADGGHLGRIHSHPGCRDNVAEVGDGRRAERALRALDEEPVALQLVENRPEMAEVIGPGFAAIVRAEGGLVHILRPHPHLMVAGPKVELSEELGAVELVEQLLYHRDRERVFDGEGVQGSVVDAETPGAIGLLDQENRLADDDPPSPRVTGGERPRRARVLHPPAALAGPREEVAPVVSERLVVEGAPAEYPALPRRGSVLPSNRGKSHFWNLGRRSVSRGRSCMVPPADDDADFSLRPEMSACISCIIFTTSARVYSDMVLGAEERVGDGGVVRLVGGSVDWELLDEDRRTRQTDIEASVLNDFCVLVTSGSGAFKHMRKNQYEEILFICEDDMFELDVLLESVSVTIKRVGELVESMEGNSLKPDSSIHLNEHLTSLNMRCIEWLYGDHGLDVVDVLQKNAGVTLPVILTRLKQKQEEWSMCQSDFNKVWAEVYSKNYRKSLDYRSFYSKQQDTRI, from the exons ATGGCTCGTTccccgccgccgccacccccttcCCCGGCGCAAGGGAACGGGAACGGGAGTGGGAGCGGGAGCCTCACCGCCAGAGACGCCCTCGCCTACATCAAGGCCATCAAGGACAACTTCCAGGATAAGCGGCACATGTACGAACAGTTCCTCCAGGTCATGCGTGATTTTAAGAGCAACAGGCTCGACAGCGCCGGCGTGATCGCCCGTGTCAAGACCCTCTTCCACGGCTACCCGGACCTAGTCCTCGGCATCAGCGCCTTCCTGCCCAAGGGGCATGCCATCAGGCCTCAGGACCTCAGCGAGGACAAGGAGCCCGTCGATTATCCCAGGGCCATCAACCTTGTCAACAGGATTAAG ATACGATTCCAGCAGGAGGAACATGTCTACAAGTCATTCCTGGGAATCCTCAGTATGTACCGCATGGATAACAAACCCATTCAAGATGTTTACGACGAG GTCACCTTGCTGTTCCACGGCCATCCAGATTTACTCGAGGAGTTCACTCATTTCTTGCCTGATACGCCCATACCTCCTCCGGAGGCAGGCACTACCTCTAAAGTTAGGAATGATGACAAGAATGCTATAACGCATTCTGCCATGAGAGCTCAGACAGTTCAG AGGGAGAGAGCTCTTCCATCAGCTGCTGATTCGGACTCCAGTGTTGATTGCCTTGATCTTGAGCATGATATTCAAAAAGAGTGTATTGAGAAGGACAAAGTCCATAATGCCTGCCATGATCAGCATAGAGGAGATTATAAAAGGAACAGGAAGAATGACGAATATGAAAACGAAGATTTGGATTCAGAACAATCTGGTCTCAAATCTCAAAGAAAGGTGGAGGGTACTGGTGATGATACACCAGGGATTGCTACCATGTCCTCATTCAATTGTAATGAGGGGGACAACGATCCTGAGGAAGAGTCTAAAGTTAGGAATGATGACAAGAATGCTATAATGCATTCTGCCATGAGAGCTCAGACAGTTCAG AGGGAGAGAGCTCTTCCATCAGCTGCTGATTCGGACTCCAGTGTTGATCGCCTTGATCTTGAGCATGATATTCAAAAAGGGTGTATTGAGAAGGACAAAGTCCGTAATGCCTGCCATGGTCAGCATAGAAGATATTATAAAAGGAATAGGAAGAATGACAAATATGAAAACGAAGATTTGGATGCAGAACAATCTGTTCCCAAATCTCAAAGAAAGGTGGAGGGTACCGGTGATGATACACCAGGGGTTGCTACCATGTCGTCATTCAATTGTAACGAGGGGGACAGCGATCCTGAGAAAGAGTCTAAAGTTAGGAATGATGACAAGAATGCTATAATGCATTCTGCCATGAGAGCTCAGACAGTTCAG AGGGATAGAGCTCTTCCATCAGCTGCTGATTCAGACTCCAGTGTTGATCGCCTTGATCTTGAGCATGATATTCAAAAAGGGTGTATTGAGAAGGACAAAGTCCGTAATGCCTGCCACGGTCAGCATAGAAGGGATTATAAAAGAAATAGGAAGAATGACGAATATGAAAATGAAGATTTGGATGCAGAACGATCTGGTCCCAAATCTCAAAGAAAGGTGGAGGGTACTGGTGATGATTCACCGGGGATTGCTGCCATGTCCTCATTCAATTGTAACGAGGGGGACAGCGATCCTGAGAAAGAGAGATATAATGAAAGGGAAAAATTTGAAAGAGTATTGACCTTCAATTCTAAGGAAGGAGCAGCTCATGAAGCTAGTACATTCCCTAGCAAAGAGAAGTATAACTTATGCAAACCAATATCAGAGCTTGATCTGTCAAATTGTCAGTGGTGCACTCCAAGTTACCGACTTTTGCCTAAAAAC TATCCAGTACCTTCTGCAAGCAAAAGGACTGT CATGCGCTGCTGCCTGCTCTGCGGCCGCGCGCTCGGTTGCTCGCCGGACATCACGCGCGCGCCTGCGCCTAGTGAATGTATTAccgtacatgacatctctcccGGCCTCGAaaaccagctcgtcctcgagctggaacTGTGGAAAGCTGGCCGTGAAGTCTTCAAGCTCCTCCCAAGTCGCTGCCGTCGCTGGTTCACCCTGCCACTGAACCAGGACCTGTTTAACGCC GCGGAGGACATGAAGAGCTTGGTGCCCGTGAGCTCCATCAGCTCTGTCCAGAAGGCCGAAGTGAACACGGCGTCGCGGTCCGAGACGATGGACTGCGGAACGCCGTGCAGCCGCACCACTTCGGCGAAGAACGCCTGCGCCACCGATTCTGCCGTGTACGGGTGCGCCAGCGGGATGAAATGGCagtacttgctgaagcggtcGACGACG GGCGTCGGCGACGGTGTTCGTGGCACCCGAGCGGTACTCCACCTCGAAGTCGAAGCCCAGGAGCTTTCCCACCCAATGGTGTTGAGGGATGGTGGCCAGCCGCTGGTCGAGGAGGTACTTGAGACTGAAATGGTCAGTCTTGACGGTGAAGTGCCGACCCCACAAGTATGGCCGCCAATGGCGAACGGCCTGGACCAAGCCGATAAGTTCGCGCTCATAGGCGGCGAGGGCGCGATGCCGGGGAGCGATTGGCCGGCTGAAGAACGCGACCGGGTGTCCCTCCTGGACAAGCACCCCGCCGAACCCTGTGGCGGACGCGTCGCACTCCACCACGAACGGCTTGCTGAAGTCCGGCATGGCGAGCACCGGGGCGGAGGACACGGCTGCCTTGAGTGCTGCGAACGCTGTCATAGCCGCGTCGTCCCAGACGAAGCCATCCTTCTTGAGGAGGGCCGTCAACGGGGCAGCCACGGTGCCGTAGTTGTGGACGAAGCGGCGGTAGTACCCGGCAAGGCCGAGGAAACCGCGAACTGCCCGGACCGAGCGAGGTGGCGGCCAGTCGCGGATGGCGGCCACCTTGGCCGGATCCATAGCCACCCCGGCTGCCGAGATAATGTGGCCGAGGTAGGAGACGGCCGGCGCGCCGAAAGAGCACTTCGAGCGCTTGACGAAGAGCCGGTGGCGCTGCAGCTCGTCGAGAACCGCCCGGAGATGGCGGAGGTGATCGGCCCAGGTTTTGCT GCCATCGTGCGTGCGGAAGGCGGTCTTGTGCACATCCTCCGGCCGCATCCGCACCTGATGGTAGCCGGACCGAAGGTCGAGCTTAGTGAAGAACTTGGCGCCGTGGAGCTCGTCGAGCAGCTCCTCTACCACCGGGATCGGGAACGCGTCTTTGATGGTGAGGGCGTTCAGGGCTCTGTAGTCGACGCAGAAACGCCAGGAGCCATCGGGCTTCTTGACCAAGAGAACCG CCTTGCCGACGACGATCCGCCATCTCCTCGGGTGACAGGCGGCGAGCGCCCTCGCCGCGCGCGTGTGCTGCACCCACCGGCGGCGCTGGCAGGGCCAAGGGAGGAGGTGGCGCCGGTAGTGTCGGAGCGGCTGGTCGTGGAGGGGGCGCCGGCAGAATACCCCGCGCTGCCG AGGAGAGGATCGGTCTTGCCATCAAACCGAGGGAAGTCCCATTTCTGGAACTTAGGCAGGCGGTCGGTGTCGCGAGGGCGTTCCTgcatggtgccgccggcggacgacgACGCGGACTTCTCTTTGAGGCCGGAGATGTCGGCCTGCATCTCCTGCATCATCTTCACGACGTCGGCAAGGGTGTACTCCGACATGGTGCTGGGGGCAGAGGAGCGGGTGGGAGATGGTGGTGTTGTGCGGCTGGTGGGGGGTTCGGTGGACTGGGAATTGCTGGACGAAGATCGCCGGACTC GACAGACTGACATTGAAGCTTCAGTGCTGAATGATTTCTGTGTATTGGTGACCTCAGGAAGTGGAGCGTTTAAGCATATGCGCAAAAATCAGTATGAAGAAATCTTGTTTATATGTGAAGATGACAT